One Streptomyces sp. RPA4-2 genomic window carries:
- a CDS encoding carbohydrate ABC transporter permease yields the protein MTATTTAPLATAPVRAARPPSGRLRAWATRAPLLPALIFMIAVTQLPFVATLVISFFDWNSLYPKARHFTGLSNYSDVLTDPDLRHSVWTTILLTAAVVLVSLVLGLALALLLDRRFRGRGVVRTLLIAPFLVVPVAAALLWKHVLYNPEYGLLNGLLHYVGGPQPDWISNTPLLAVEASLVWQWTPFMMLILLAGLQSRDQQQIEAARVDGASDWQVFRHLTLPHLRRYLELGALLGSIYIVQNFDAVFTITSGGLGTANLPYTVYQSFYQAHENGLASAAGVLVVIGSIIIATFALRVVSSLFREEASRA from the coding sequence ATGACCGCCACGACGACAGCCCCCCTGGCCACCGCTCCCGTCCGCGCCGCCCGGCCACCCTCCGGCCGCCTGCGCGCCTGGGCCACGCGCGCCCCGCTGCTCCCCGCCCTGATCTTCATGATCGCCGTGACCCAGCTCCCGTTCGTGGCCACGCTGGTGATCTCCTTCTTCGACTGGAACTCCCTCTACCCGAAGGCCCGCCACTTCACCGGCCTGTCCAACTACTCGGACGTGCTGACCGATCCGGACCTGCGCCACTCGGTCTGGACGACGATCCTCCTGACAGCGGCCGTGGTCCTGGTCAGCCTGGTCCTCGGCCTCGCCCTCGCGCTGCTCCTGGACCGCAGGTTCCGGGGGCGGGGGGTGGTGCGCACGCTCCTGATCGCGCCGTTCCTGGTGGTCCCGGTCGCCGCCGCCCTGCTCTGGAAGCATGTGCTCTACAACCCCGAGTACGGCCTTCTCAACGGGCTGCTGCACTATGTGGGCGGCCCCCAGCCGGACTGGATCTCCAACACCCCGCTGCTGGCGGTCGAGGCCTCCCTCGTCTGGCAGTGGACGCCCTTCATGATGCTGATCCTGCTGGCGGGCCTGCAGAGCCGCGACCAGCAGCAGATCGAGGCCGCCCGGGTGGACGGCGCGAGCGACTGGCAGGTCTTCCGCCACCTCACGCTCCCGCACCTGCGCCGCTACCTCGAACTCGGCGCCCTGCTGGGCTCGATCTACATCGTGCAGAACTTCGACGCCGTCTTCACGATCACCTCCGGCGGCCTCGGCACCGCCAACCTGCCCTACACCGTCTACCAGAGCTTCTACCAGGCCCATGAGAACGGTCTGGCCTCGGCCGCCGGGGTCCTGGTCGTCATCGGTTCGATCATCATCGCGACCTTCGCGCTGCGCGTGGTCTCGTCCCTGTTCCGCGAGGAGGCGTCCCGCGCATGA
- a CDS encoding helix-turn-helix domain-containing protein, with the protein MLDVTVIEDAEAAAVSLDPIRARLLAELAAGPASAAMLAGKVGLPRQKVNYHLKTLERHGLVELAGERRKGNVTERLMRATAASYVISPLALAAVQPDPDRFRDQLSARWLLALGARLVRDVGSLITGATKARKRLATFALDGEVTFATAADRAAFIEELTQGVGALIRKYHDGNAEGGRDHRIVVAVHPTVKPESVTDPAAPPGAAPVAAASSATSSAIAATAPAPIPPAQG; encoded by the coding sequence ATGTTGGATGTGACCGTCATCGAGGACGCAGAGGCCGCAGCCGTCTCGTTGGACCCGATACGGGCCCGGCTGCTGGCCGAGCTGGCCGCCGGACCCGCGTCGGCCGCCATGCTGGCCGGCAAGGTCGGGCTGCCGCGGCAGAAGGTGAACTACCACCTGAAGACGCTGGAGCGGCACGGCCTGGTCGAGCTGGCGGGCGAGCGCCGCAAGGGCAACGTCACCGAGCGGCTGATGCGGGCGACCGCGGCGTCGTACGTCATCTCGCCGCTCGCGCTCGCCGCCGTGCAGCCCGATCCGGACCGCTTCCGCGATCAGCTCTCGGCCCGCTGGCTGCTCGCGCTCGGCGCCCGGCTGGTCCGGGACGTCGGCTCGCTGATCACCGGCGCGACCAAGGCCCGCAAGCGGCTCGCCACGTTCGCGCTCGACGGCGAGGTGACCTTCGCGACCGCCGCCGACCGTGCCGCGTTCATCGAGGAGCTGACGCAGGGGGTCGGCGCGCTCATCCGCAAGTACCACGACGGGAACGCGGAGGGCGGACGGGATCACCGGATCGTCGTCGCCGTCCACCCCACGGTCAAACCGGAGTCCGTCACCGATCCTGCCGCGCCGCCCGGTGCCGCTCCCGTCGCGGCGGCTTCCTCGGCGACGTCCTCCGCCATCGCCGCCACGGCCCCTGCCCCGATCCCGCCCGCCCAGGGCTGA
- a CDS encoding alkaline phosphatase PhoX: MSLTRRDFARRSAITGAGVALAGSVGALATAPNALASTDTESVGEESADRHGGVGYGPLVPDPKGVLALPAGFSYRVITYSGRTKLESGEFTPSNHDGTSTFDGPRGATLLVNNHELKGTRDNWKYPVPLTEGLVYDPAASGGCTVVEVRHDKVAEWVGIAGTSTNCAGGNTPWDTWLTCEETEDKAGQSGMTKDHGYVFEVDPADRRRHRNPEPIKALGRYAHEAVVVDAKRGRLYLTEDAATPNGLLYRWTPPQGFEHGHGQLRTLADDAGALQAFKCFDSGGRFVDDLSRATKIGTVYGVDWVDVPDRDARTVSVRKQFAAGEVTRARKLEGMWWGDGGVYIVSSYAREESPVQHDGQVWFYDPKRRTLTLKVLIGVNPDPSVDGAFDGPDNITVSPYGGLVIAEDGEGVQHLFGATDSGRTYPIARNELNIGTEGEPAYSEFTGVTFSPDGRTLFANIQEPGIMLAITGPWKRQKRG, encoded by the coding sequence ATGTCGCTCACCCGCAGGGACTTCGCCAGACGATCCGCGATCACCGGTGCCGGAGTGGCCCTGGCCGGCAGTGTGGGCGCCCTCGCCACCGCCCCGAACGCCCTCGCCTCCACCGACACGGAGAGTGTGGGAGAGGAGTCCGCGGACCGGCACGGCGGTGTGGGCTACGGACCGCTGGTCCCCGACCCCAAGGGCGTACTCGCGCTGCCCGCCGGATTCTCCTACCGCGTCATCACCTACAGCGGCCGGACCAAGCTGGAATCCGGTGAGTTCACGCCGTCCAACCACGACGGCACGTCCACCTTCGACGGCCCGCGCGGCGCCACCCTCCTCGTCAACAACCACGAGCTCAAGGGCACCCGCGACAACTGGAAGTACCCCGTGCCGCTCACCGAGGGCCTGGTCTACGACCCGGCCGCGTCCGGTGGCTGCACCGTCGTCGAGGTTCGCCACGACAAGGTCGCCGAGTGGGTCGGCATCGCCGGCACGTCCACCAACTGCGCGGGCGGCAACACCCCTTGGGACACCTGGCTCACCTGCGAGGAGACCGAGGACAAGGCCGGCCAGAGCGGCATGACCAAGGACCACGGCTACGTCTTCGAGGTCGACCCCGCCGACCGCCGCCGCCACCGGAACCCCGAGCCGATCAAGGCGCTCGGCCGGTACGCCCACGAGGCCGTCGTCGTCGACGCCAAGCGCGGCCGCCTCTACCTCACCGAGGACGCGGCGACGCCCAACGGCCTGCTGTACCGGTGGACCCCGCCGCAGGGCTTCGAGCACGGCCACGGACAACTGCGCACCCTCGCCGACGACGCGGGCGCCCTGCAGGCCTTCAAGTGCTTCGACTCCGGCGGCCGTTTCGTCGACGACCTGTCCCGCGCCACGAAGATCGGCACCGTGTACGGCGTCGACTGGGTGGACGTCCCCGACCGTGACGCCAGGACGGTCTCCGTACGCAAGCAGTTCGCCGCCGGTGAGGTCACCCGCGCCCGCAAGCTCGAAGGCATGTGGTGGGGCGACGGCGGCGTCTACATCGTCTCCTCGTACGCCCGCGAGGAGAGCCCCGTCCAGCACGACGGCCAGGTCTGGTTCTACGACCCCAAGCGCCGCACCCTGACCCTGAAGGTCCTGATCGGAGTGAACCCCGACCCGTCCGTGGACGGTGCCTTCGACGGTCCCGACAACATCACGGTCTCCCCGTACGGGGGTCTGGTCATCGCCGAGGACGGCGAAGGCGTCCAGCACCTGTTCGGCGCCACCGACAGCGGACGTACGTACCCGATCGCCCGCAACGAGCTCAACATCGGCACCGAAGGCGAGCCGGCCTACAGCGAGTTCACCGGCGTCACCTTCTCGCCGGACGGCCGGACGCTGTTCGCGAACATCCAGGAACCCGGAATCATGCTCGCGATCACGGGTCCCTGGAAGCGCCAGAAGCGCGGATGA
- a CDS encoding SRPBCC domain-containing protein — translation MSKEFEIAREFEVDATPEQMWEAITSGIGGWLWPMEFEPRQGGSGPFGSTLTNWDPPHRLTSRVEDVQGISQQTLNQIDETIEPRDDGRRSWMRYVHSGIFVEDWDNQYDGASRHTDFYLHTLREYVTHFAGRPVAFATFDGPEASMASDAFTAVGRALGLADDTEAGARVRARGPEGQLLDAVLDFRNPYFIGLRTEDQLLRFFGRNHWGAPVGISVHDFAADADAKRDETAWRGWLNGVFAA, via the coding sequence ATGTCCAAGGAATTCGAGATCGCCCGCGAGTTCGAGGTCGACGCCACCCCGGAGCAGATGTGGGAGGCCATCACCAGTGGCATCGGTGGCTGGCTGTGGCCGATGGAGTTCGAGCCGCGCCAGGGAGGCAGCGGACCCTTCGGTTCCACACTCACCAACTGGGACCCGCCGCACCGCCTGACCAGCCGGGTCGAGGACGTCCAGGGCATCTCCCAGCAGACCCTCAACCAGATCGACGAGACCATCGAGCCGCGCGACGACGGCCGCCGTTCCTGGATGCGCTACGTGCACAGCGGCATCTTCGTCGAGGACTGGGACAACCAGTACGACGGGGCGAGCCGGCACACGGACTTCTATCTGCACACCCTGCGGGAGTACGTGACGCACTTCGCGGGCCGCCCGGTCGCCTTCGCCACCTTCGACGGACCCGAGGCGTCCATGGCGTCCGACGCCTTCACCGCGGTGGGGCGTGCGCTCGGGCTCGCCGACGACACCGAGGCGGGGGCGCGCGTACGGGCACGGGGACCCGAGGGCCAACTCCTCGACGCCGTACTCGACTTCCGTAACCCGTACTTCATCGGCCTGCGTACCGAGGACCAGTTGCTGCGTTTCTTCGGACGCAACCACTGGGGTGCCCCCGTCGGCATCAGCGTCCACGACTTCGCGGCCGACGCCGATGCCAAGCGCGACGAGACGGCCTGGCGGGGCTGGCTGAACGGCGTGTTCGCGGCCTGA
- a CDS encoding TROVE domain-containing protein, whose protein sequence is MARFNTKAAKAQPTSRVTSTGRVLRTHQGGRGRERDARSELFLLAVSHFVSQQTFYESGADRDDRFATLVRELAVHDPSWTAALLGWLRGDGNLRSASVVGAAEYVKARLDAGATDGPANRQVVASVLRRPDEPGELLAYWTSRYGRNVPKPVKRGIADAVRRLYNGKSLLKYDTASKGYRFGDILNLVHAAPDPDKPWQGELFQYALDRRHNPDTALPPASNRVLVAHRELMAVPVAERRAVVTAPDGAERLAAAGLTWEALAGWLQGPMDKAAWEAVIPSMGTMALVRNLRNFDEAGVGDDVAARVAVRISDPAEVARSRQFPFRYLAAYQHAPSLRWSYPLEQALGHSLANVPALPGRTLVLVDRSGSMFFSRLSDRSELNRADAAAVFGTALALRAADADLVQFGTSSDRVRFRGGESVLKVLERFGDLGGTNTSEAVRAHYRGHDRVLIVTDEQAAYSHHGDPTEQVPAHVPVYTWNLAGYRAGHGPAGKDNRHTFGGLSDTAFRMVSLLESGRDGLWPWMSE, encoded by the coding sequence ATGGCGCGATTCAACACCAAGGCCGCGAAGGCACAGCCCACTTCGCGGGTCACCTCGACCGGCCGCGTCCTGCGGACACATCAGGGCGGCCGCGGACGGGAGCGCGACGCGCGCTCCGAGCTCTTTCTGCTCGCCGTCTCCCACTTCGTCTCGCAGCAGACCTTCTACGAGAGCGGCGCCGACCGCGACGACCGGTTCGCCACGCTGGTGCGCGAGCTCGCCGTCCACGACCCCTCGTGGACGGCCGCCCTGCTCGGCTGGCTGCGCGGCGACGGCAACCTGCGCTCCGCCTCGGTCGTGGGCGCCGCCGAGTACGTGAAGGCACGCCTCGACGCGGGCGCCACCGACGGCCCCGCCAACCGTCAGGTCGTCGCCTCCGTGCTGCGCCGCCCCGACGAGCCCGGCGAGCTGCTCGCCTACTGGACCTCCCGGTACGGCCGCAACGTGCCCAAGCCCGTCAAGCGCGGCATCGCCGACGCCGTACGACGTCTGTACAACGGCAAGTCGCTGCTGAAGTACGACACCGCGTCCAAGGGCTACCGCTTCGGCGACATCCTCAACCTGGTGCACGCGGCGCCCGACCCCGACAAGCCGTGGCAGGGCGAGCTGTTCCAGTACGCCCTGGACCGGCGCCACAACCCCGACACGGCGCTGCCGCCCGCCTCGAACCGTGTGCTCGTCGCGCACCGTGAGCTGATGGCGGTGCCCGTCGCCGAGCGGCGCGCGGTCGTGACGGCTCCGGACGGTGCCGAGCGGCTCGCGGCGGCGGGTCTCACCTGGGAGGCGCTGGCGGGCTGGCTGCAGGGTCCGATGGACAAGGCGGCCTGGGAGGCCGTGATCCCGTCCATGGGCACGATGGCGCTCGTTCGCAACCTGCGGAACTTCGACGAGGCGGGTGTCGGCGACGACGTGGCGGCCCGGGTCGCGGTGCGGATCAGCGACCCGGCGGAGGTGGCACGGTCGCGCCAGTTCCCCTTCCGCTATCTGGCCGCCTACCAGCACGCGCCCTCGCTGCGCTGGTCGTACCCGCTGGAGCAGGCGCTCGGGCACTCGCTGGCCAACGTGCCGGCGCTGCCCGGACGGACGCTCGTGCTCGTCGACCGGTCCGGCTCGATGTTCTTCTCGCGGCTGTCGGACCGCTCGGAGCTCAACCGGGCCGACGCTGCGGCGGTCTTCGGCACGGCGCTCGCCCTGCGCGCGGCGGACGCGGACCTGGTCCAGTTCGGCACCAGCAGCGACCGGGTGCGGTTCCGCGGGGGCGAGTCGGTGCTGAAGGTGCTGGAGCGCTTCGGCGACCTCGGTGGCACGAACACCAGCGAGGCGGTACGGGCGCACTACCGGGGGCACGACCGGGTGCTCATCGTCACGGACGAGCAGGCCGCGTACAGCCACCACGGCGACCCGACCGAGCAGGTCCCGGCGCACGTACCGGTCTACACCTGGAACCTCGCCGGCTACCGGGCCGGCCACGGACCGGCCGGCAAGGACAACCGGCACACGTTCGGGGGCCTGTCGGACACGGCGTTCCGGATGGTCTCCCTGCTCGAGTCCGGCAGGGACGGGCTCTGGCCGTGGATGAGTGAATGA
- a CDS encoding carbohydrate ABC transporter permease: MSTTTIRVRPRRTRGTGLGLLAWVLGVLFFLPIAWMALTSFHSEADAATNPPSFGAALTFDGYRDFFGSGGGASPWPALANSLVASVVSTLCVLLLALPAAYALSVRPVKKWTDVLFFFLSTKMLPVVAGLLPIYLFAKNAGMLDNIWLLVILYTSMNLPIAVWMMQSFLAEVPVAVIEAAQIDGARLPTILARVVAPIALPGIAATALICFIFSWNELLFARVLTGVVAETAPVFLTGFITSQGLFLAKVCAASLVISLPVLAAGFAAQDKLVQGLSLGAVK, encoded by the coding sequence ATGAGCACCACCACGATCCGCGTACGTCCCCGGCGCACCCGGGGAACGGGCCTGGGCCTGCTGGCCTGGGTACTCGGTGTGCTGTTCTTCCTGCCCATCGCCTGGATGGCCCTGACGTCGTTCCACTCGGAGGCGGACGCGGCGACCAACCCGCCGTCCTTCGGCGCCGCCCTCACCTTCGACGGCTACCGCGACTTCTTCGGCTCGGGCGGTGGCGCGAGCCCCTGGCCGGCGCTGGCCAACTCGCTGGTGGCGTCCGTGGTCTCCACCCTCTGTGTCCTCCTCCTCGCCCTCCCCGCGGCGTACGCGCTCTCGGTCCGGCCGGTGAAGAAGTGGACGGACGTCCTGTTCTTCTTCCTGTCGACGAAGATGCTGCCGGTGGTGGCGGGCCTGCTGCCCATCTACCTGTTCGCCAAGAACGCCGGGATGCTCGACAACATCTGGCTCCTGGTCATCCTCTACACCTCGATGAACCTGCCGATCGCGGTGTGGATGATGCAGTCGTTCCTCGCCGAGGTGCCGGTGGCGGTGATCGAGGCGGCGCAGATCGACGGCGCGCGGCTGCCCACGATCCTGGCACGGGTCGTGGCCCCCATCGCCCTGCCGGGCATCGCCGCCACGGCCCTCATCTGCTTCATCTTCAGCTGGAACGAACTGCTGTTCGCCCGGGTCCTCACGGGCGTGGTCGCGGAGACCGCCCCCGTCTTCCTGACCGGCTTCATCACCAGCCAGGGCCTCTTCCTGGCCAAGGTGTGCGCCGCGTCGCTCGTCATCTCCCTGCCGGTACTCGCCGCGGGGTTCGCCGCCCAGGACAAACTGGTCCAGGGCCTGTCACTGGGAGCCGTGAAATGA
- a CDS encoding zinc-dependent alcohol dehydrogenase family protein, translated as MKAAVIESVGRAVVTEIPDPTPGPRDVVVEVAACGLCGTDLHILQGEFAPKLPIVPGHEFAGTVVGVGTQVTEVSVGDRVAVDPSLYCHECRYCRTGHNNLCERWAAIGVTTAGGAAQYATAPVANCVKLPDHVRTQDAALVEPLSCAVRGYDVLNSRLGAHVLIYGSGTMGLMMLELAKRTGAASVDVVDVNAQRLATARLLGASASAANADELDRPRGWDVVIDATGNAAAIQDGLDRVAKAGTFLQFGVADYATRVSIDPYRVYNQEITITGSMAVLHSFERAAELFAGGVLDPDVFISDRIPLADYPQALEQFAAGVGRKIVVVP; from the coding sequence ATGAAGGCCGCCGTCATCGAGTCCGTGGGCCGCGCCGTCGTCACCGAGATCCCGGACCCGACGCCCGGCCCGCGCGACGTCGTCGTCGAGGTCGCGGCGTGCGGGCTGTGCGGCACGGACCTGCACATCCTCCAGGGCGAGTTCGCGCCGAAGCTGCCGATCGTGCCGGGCCACGAGTTCGCCGGCACGGTGGTCGGCGTGGGCACCCAGGTCACGGAGGTCTCGGTCGGCGACCGGGTGGCGGTGGACCCGTCGCTCTACTGCCACGAGTGCCGGTACTGCCGTACGGGCCACAACAACCTCTGCGAGCGCTGGGCCGCGATCGGTGTCACGACGGCGGGCGGCGCGGCGCAGTACGCGACCGCCCCCGTGGCCAACTGCGTCAAGCTCCCCGATCACGTCCGCACCCAGGACGCGGCACTCGTCGAACCGCTCTCCTGCGCGGTACGCGGCTACGACGTGCTGAACTCCCGGCTGGGGGCCCATGTCCTGATCTACGGCTCCGGGACGATGGGCCTGATGATGCTGGAGCTGGCGAAGCGGACGGGTGCGGCGAGCGTGGACGTGGTGGACGTGAACGCCCAGCGGCTCGCCACGGCCCGGTTGCTGGGGGCGTCCGCCTCGGCGGCGAACGCGGACGAGCTGGACCGGCCGCGGGGGTGGGACGTGGTGATCGACGCCACGGGGAACGCGGCGGCGATCCAGGACGGCCTGGACCGGGTCGCCAAGGCCGGCACCTTCCTCCAGTTCGGTGTCGCCGACTACGCCACGCGGGTCTCGATCGATCCGTACCGCGTCTACAACCAGGAGATCACCATCACCGGTTCCATGGCCGTCCTGCACAGCTTCGAACGTGCGGCGGAACTCTTTGCCGGGGGTGTCCTCGATCCGGACGTCTTCATCAGTGACCGCATCCCGCTGGCGGACTATCCCCAGGCGCTGGAACAGTTCGCCGCGGGCGTGGGCCGCAAGATCGTCGTGGTCCCGTAG
- a CDS encoding endonuclease/exonuclease/phosphatase family protein, whose amino-acid sequence MPSKRTARIGALTVAAVCSTVSAVVLTAPAHADTVRIHDIQGTTRVSPYAGRQVTDVAGVVTGVRTYGSSKGFWIQDPTPDADPATSEGVFVFTSSTPKVAAGDSVTVSGTVSEFVPGGASTGNQSVTEITKPVVTVLSSGNPVPAATVINRRSVPDAYTPAGDTAASGSVNALTLEPKKYALDYYESLEGMNVQVADTRVVTATDPYSELWVTVKPHEHAGRRGGTVYGAYTSQNTGRLQIQSLGATADFPAANVGDELAGTTEGPLDFNQFGGYTLVASRLGTLDKGGLQRETTRRQSRGELAVATYNVENLDPGDGTFAAHAAAIVNNLQSPDIVSLEEIQDNNGATDDGTVAADQTVNKLIDAIVAAGGPKYEWRSIDPVNDQDGGEPGGNIRQVFLFNPQRVSFTDRAGGDSTTAVGVTKVHGTARLTASPGRIDPGNTAWTSSRKPLAGEFVFRGRTVFVIANHFASKGGDQGLTAQYQPPVRSSETQRHLQATAENTFVNQILKAQKDADVIALGDLNDFEFSDTAKILEGHGELWSAIKSLPKSERYTYDYQGNEQVLDQILVSPSIRRDCDLDYDSVHVNSEFSDQISDHDPQVLRFRP is encoded by the coding sequence TTGCCGAGCAAGAGAACCGCGCGCATCGGCGCGCTGACCGTAGCCGCGGTCTGTTCCACCGTCTCCGCCGTCGTGCTCACCGCACCGGCCCACGCGGACACCGTCCGCATCCACGACATCCAGGGCACGACCCGGGTGTCCCCGTACGCGGGCCGGCAGGTCACGGACGTGGCGGGCGTGGTGACGGGGGTGCGGACCTACGGCTCGTCCAAGGGCTTCTGGATCCAGGACCCCACCCCGGACGCCGACCCCGCCACCAGTGAGGGCGTCTTCGTCTTCACCAGCTCCACCCCGAAGGTGGCGGCCGGCGACTCGGTCACGGTCTCGGGCACCGTCTCGGAGTTCGTGCCGGGCGGAGCCTCCACCGGTAACCAGTCGGTGACGGAGATCACCAAGCCGGTGGTCACGGTGCTGTCGTCCGGCAACCCGGTCCCCGCCGCCACGGTGATCAACCGCCGTTCCGTGCCGGACGCCTACACCCCCGCCGGTGACACGGCGGCGAGCGGCTCGGTCAACGCGCTCACCCTGGAGCCGAAGAAGTACGCCCTGGACTACTACGAGTCCCTGGAGGGCATGAACGTCCAGGTCGCCGACACCCGTGTGGTCACCGCGACCGACCCGTACAGCGAGCTGTGGGTCACCGTGAAGCCGCACGAGCACGCCGGCCGGCGCGGCGGCACCGTCTACGGCGCGTACACCTCGCAGAACACCGGGCGTCTGCAGATCCAGTCCCTGGGAGCGACCGCCGACTTCCCCGCCGCGAACGTCGGTGACGAGCTCGCCGGCACCACCGAGGGCCCGCTCGACTTCAACCAGTTCGGCGGCTACACGCTCGTCGCGAGCCGGCTGGGCACCCTGGACAAGGGCGGCCTGCAGCGCGAGACGACCCGCCGGCAGTCGCGCGGCGAGCTGGCGGTGGCGACGTACAACGTGGAGAACCTCGACCCGGGTGACGGCACCTTCGCCGCCCACGCGGCCGCGATCGTGAACAACCTCCAGTCGCCCGACATCGTGTCCCTGGAGGAGATCCAGGACAACAACGGCGCGACGGACGACGGCACGGTAGCCGCCGACCAGACGGTGAACAAGCTGATCGACGCGATCGTCGCGGCGGGCGGCCCGAAGTACGAATGGCGTTCCATCGACCCGGTCAACGACCAGGACGGCGGCGAGCCGGGCGGCAACATCCGTCAGGTGTTCCTGTTCAACCCGCAGCGGGTCTCCTTCACGGACCGCGCGGGCGGCGACTCGACGACCGCCGTCGGCGTCACCAAGGTGCACGGCACGGCGCGGCTGACCGCCTCCCCGGGCCGGATCGACCCGGGCAACACGGCCTGGACGTCCAGCCGCAAGCCCCTCGCCGGCGAGTTCGTCTTCCGCGGCCGCACGGTCTTCGTGATCGCGAACCACTTCGCCTCCAAGGGCGGCGACCAGGGTCTGACCGCGCAGTACCAGCCTCCGGTGCGCAGTTCGGAGACCCAGCGCCACCTCCAGGCGACCGCGGAGAACACCTTCGTGAACCAGATCCTGAAGGCCCAGAAGGACGCCGACGTGATCGCGCTCGGCGACCTGAACGACTTCGAGTTCTCGGACACCGCGAAGATCCTGGAGGGTCACGGCGAGCTCTGGTCGGCGATCAAGTCGCTGCCGAAGAGCGAGCGTTACACGTACGACTACCAGGGCAACGAGCAGGTCCTCGACCAGATCCTGGTCAGCCCGTCGATCCGCCGCGACTGCGACCTCGACTACGACAGCGTGCACGTCAACTCGGAGTTCTCCGACCAGATCAGCGACCACGACCCGCAGGTGCTGAGGTTCAGGCCGTAA
- the dapA gene encoding 4-hydroxy-tetrahydrodipicolinate synthase, translating into MTHIPRTTATATPAPPFGRALCAMVTPFTEAGALDLDGAALLADRLVRGGCDGLVLSGTTGESPTTTDAEKSALVRAVREAVGSRVSILAGVGTADTRHTVELAQEAEKAGADGLLAVTPYYSRPPQDAVEAHFREVADATGLPLVLYDIPGRTGTRIEPDTLIRLAGHPRIVAVKDCAYDLLGTQKVLARTELAYYTGCDEYVLALRAIGGAGYVSTVANAAPGAFRAILDAFDSGDTAEAARRQRQVIPLVESMMSAGLPGAVTAKALLGRLGLPAGPVRAPLRSAGPEVADGLLAVYEELVAC; encoded by the coding sequence ATGACGCACATCCCTCGCACCACGGCCACGGCCACACCCGCGCCTCCCTTCGGCCGTGCGCTCTGCGCGATGGTCACGCCCTTCACCGAAGCGGGTGCGCTCGACCTCGACGGGGCGGCGCTGCTCGCCGACCGGCTGGTCCGCGGAGGCTGCGACGGTCTGGTCCTGTCCGGCACCACGGGCGAGTCCCCGACCACGACGGACGCCGAGAAGTCCGCGCTCGTGCGGGCCGTGCGGGAGGCGGTCGGGAGCCGTGTGTCGATCCTCGCGGGCGTCGGCACCGCCGACACACGGCACACGGTGGAGCTGGCCCAGGAGGCCGAGAAGGCGGGAGCGGACGGTCTGTTGGCCGTCACCCCGTACTACAGCAGGCCGCCGCAGGACGCCGTCGAGGCCCACTTCCGGGAGGTCGCCGACGCCACCGGGCTGCCGCTCGTCCTCTACGACATCCCCGGCCGCACCGGCACCCGCATCGAGCCCGACACCCTGATCCGGCTCGCTGGGCACCCCCGGATCGTGGCCGTCAAGGACTGCGCGTACGACCTGCTCGGCACCCAGAAGGTGCTGGCCCGGACGGAGTTGGCGTACTACACCGGGTGCGACGAGTACGTGCTCGCGCTGCGGGCGATCGGCGGGGCCGGATACGTCAGCACGGTGGCGAACGCGGCCCCGGGCGCCTTCCGCGCGATCCTCGACGCGTTCGACTCCGGGGACACCGCCGAGGCGGCCCGCCGCCAGCGGCAGGTGATCCCGCTGGTCGAGTCGATGATGTCGGCCGGTCTGCCCGGCGCGGTCACGGCGAAGGCCCTGCTCGGCCGGCTCGGCCTGCCCGCGGGTCCGGTCCGCGCGCCGCTGCGGTCCGCCGGCCCGGAGGTGGCCGACGGTCTGCTGGCGGTGTACGAAGAACTGGTGGCCTGCTGA
- a CDS encoding TetR/AcrR family transcriptional regulator, which translates to MAQVKPMRADARRNYERLIEEAAVAFAEHGEGASLDDIAKRAGVGSGTLYRHFPTRQALLEAVYVDSIEAIAVRADEIAAELAPGEALVEWLNELSGMMIQVRCLKALLGSAVSDGSSAVLTACGTSVKGAAERLVEAAQREGTLRADVEPIEVLRLAHGVATASELADGQGKYIRRYLSLLTEGLRA; encoded by the coding sequence ATGGCGCAGGTCAAGCCGATGCGGGCGGATGCGCGGCGGAACTATGAGCGGCTGATCGAGGAGGCGGCCGTGGCGTTCGCCGAGCACGGGGAGGGCGCGTCCCTCGACGACATCGCCAAGCGGGCCGGGGTGGGCTCCGGGACGCTGTACCGGCACTTCCCCACCCGGCAGGCGCTCCTGGAGGCCGTCTACGTCGACAGCATCGAGGCGATCGCTGTCCGCGCGGACGAGATCGCCGCGGAACTCGCGCCCGGCGAGGCGCTGGTCGAGTGGCTCAACGAGCTGAGCGGGATGATGATCCAGGTCCGCTGTCTGAAGGCGCTGCTCGGATCGGCCGTCTCGGACGGGAGCAGCGCGGTGCTGACCGCGTGCGGGACGTCCGTGAAGGGCGCGGCCGAACGGCTGGTCGAGGCCGCTCAGCGGGAGGGCACGCTGCGGGCGGACGTGGAGCCGATCGAGGTGCTGCGGCTGGCGCACGGGGTTGCCACGGCGTCGGAGCTGGCGGACGGCCAGGGGAAGTACATCCGGCGGTATCTGTCGCTGCTGACGGAGGGGCTGCGGGCCTAG